The sequence below is a genomic window from Natronorubrum halophilum.
AACAGCGCCGCCATCAGCGCGAACACGCCGAGGACGCCGAATTCCATGATCCCCCAGACGATTTTGAACATAACCTCCGCGCCGGCATCGACCACGTCGAAGATGGTATCGATACCGTTTCGGACGGCCGAGTCGGGTTCGACTTCCGCTCGAACCATCGTCATTCCGAGGCCGAAGGCGAGCGTGAAGAAGATGATCGCGAGGATGTTCCCCTCCGCCATCGCAGCGATGGGGTTCTCGGGGACGATGTTGAACACCTGATCCGTCAGGGACGGCGTCTGTTCGGTCTGGACCTCCGTCTGCTCTAAGGTCATTCCCGTCCCGGGATTGATGAGGTTGCTAACGCCGAGTCCCATCCCGATGGCGACGGCCGTCGTGGCGAGATACAGGAGCACGACCTGTCCGCCGATCCGCCCCAGGTTTTTCGGGGTCAGTTCCCGCGTCGCCATCAGCAGCGTGAAAACGATGATCGGAACGATGATCATCTCGAGCAATCGGACGAACAGATCACCGATCGGCTGGAGCGACATCGCCGGCCGTCCGACAGCCAACCCGACGAGGGCGCCGAGAACGAACGCTATTCCGATCCGATAGACGATCGGGACCGATCGATATTGTCTCCATGCTGAGGTGAATGGGCTAGCCATACTCTCATGTGATACGCTTTTGAAATTAGGTGATAATACTTCCGGAGTACAGACCTACATGTCTATTCGCTATCTGTAGGACACTGCTGTCGTAGCAACTACAAGTTACCGCACACCTGATCGCACAGCTATCGGGCGATCAGTGTGTGGAAGGGTGGAGTTGTTTCTGTCAAATGAATTGATGTTGGGAAGTGATCGTCATGCCGCCGTATCACAACCGCGCCCGCCTGTCGGACGAGCAGTCGGGGCCGGAAGCGTCGCCAGCGATCGAGGTCTGCGGACGAGTTCCGAATTAGTTGTGTTTTTAACACATCCGGCCGTACAATAGCTCGTGACTGGCAACAATTTGGTCGCCCCACACGCGTCCGGCGACCGCGATAGTGGCGCTCCGGACACGGCGTTTCAGGTCATCGTTGCCATCTACAGCGGTGCGCTCCTCGCGGGACTTGCGACGATAGCAGCCACGTTGACAGGTGCCGTTCCAGCCGGTTCGCCACTCCTGGGCGCTCTCACGACCACGTACGCGGTTGGTTTCGTGATCGGCACTGTCGCTGGAGTCGCCCTCTCGAGCGTCGACCCGCACCTTCCGCGTCGGCTCGGGCGCACCCCGCTTCGACGGCTGGCGCTTGTCGCCCCAGCGGTCTTCTTCGTCGGTGTCTGGCTCGCGCCGCTCGAGGCCACCGTCGACGTCGTCGCGGTCTGGTCGACGATCGCCGTGTTGGCGACGGGGTACGTCCTCTCGCAACTGGCGGGCAATCGGTACGTCGACACTGTCACTCCCGGCGACCCCGAGGAGACGTGGCGGTGGGACCCGCCCGGCTCCGTCCGACTCGACGCCGCCCTCTTCGCGCTGTACGCGGTACTCGGAGCGGGCAACGCGGCCAGCGGGAACTGGCTGCAAGCGCTGGTGTGGCTGACGGTCGGCGCCGCCTGGATCGCGAACAGTCTCGCCGAAGGTCGGTGGTCGTTCGGTCCGAGGCGCACTCGCTGCGAAGTTCAGTTCTACGACGCCGGCCTCGTCAAACGACGACCGTACACGCGGTCGTTCGTCCCGTGGGACGAGATCACCCACGCCCGCTTGCGCGACGGCGAACTCGTCCTCGATCGCGGCCTCCGCGACGTGCGCTTCGACCGCGACGAACTCGAGGATCCCGAAGCCGTTCTCGAGGCCGTCGATCGGCGGCTGGCCCGGAACCGATCGTAACGGATCCGTATCGAACGGATCACTCGAGGTCGACCCGGCCGCTCGTCGCGCTCCGGAGTCGATCTCGAAACGCGTCGGCCTCCTCGAGCGGCACCCGGACGACGAACGAAACCGTCGCCTGATAGTCGGCCTCGAACTCGTAGCCCTCGCTCTCGAGGATGCCGCGGACGGTTCCCGAGTCGTCGTACTCGACGGTGATCGAGACGGACTCGTGGGGCCGCTCTTCGACGATGTCCGCGGCGTCGATGGCCGCTTTGACCGCGCGGGAGTACGCCCGAACGAGGCCGCCGACGCCGAGGTTCGTCCCTCCGTAGTAGCGAGTGACGACGACCGCGCAGTTCTCGATCTCCCGTTGAGCCATCACGTTCAGCGCCGGCTTGCCCGCGGAGCCGGAGGGCTCGCCGTCGTCGCTCGAGTACTCGCGGAGGAACTGGCTCTCCCGCTCGCTCTCGTCGCCGGTCCGCACCCGATAGGCGGGGACGTTGTGGGTGGCGTCCGCGTACTCCTCGCCGACGGCGTCGATGAACGCCTCGGCAGCTTCGACGGACTCGACGGGCCGAACGTGTCCGATAAACTCCGATCCCTGCACGACGAAGTCGGCGGTCGCCGGCCCCGCGACGGTGCGGTACGTTCGGCTCACGGCCGTTCACCGCGCCCGTGGCGTGCCGGTCGCGCTCTCGAGCCGTCGCTCGACGTCCCGTCGACCATGGGGTCGCTACTTCCGCCGGCGAAAAGAGCCCGTCGGTCCCCCACGAGCGATCGACGGGTCAGTCCTCGGTGGGAGCCACCATCGCAGCGTTCGTCTCGAGTTAACTCACCGGGACCAGTATGTTCTTACTTCCCACGGTGGTTCGTGACACCATGGACGACGAAGCTATCGATCCGATGCTCGCCGACGAACTGCTCAGCGCCTGCCGAACGACGGTCGGCGACGAACTGCGCAGTATTACCTACTTCACCGAGGACGTCGTCGAGCAGGTGTATCTCCGATCGGACCTCGACAGAACGGCCGATCTCGTCGGCTTCGCCGATCACGAGCGACTCGGCTTTCGCTCCCAGTCGGCGTACCGGAACACCCAGCTCGGGGAGTACCTCGCGACCGTCCGGCTGTTCGAAAACGGCTACCTCTCGCGCGTGATTCGCGGGCCACACGGCGTCTGGGTGACGACCGACGAGATGTCGATGGATCGATTTGAGGAACTCACGAGCGCGCTCGAGGCGATCCTCGACGAGGCCGAAAGCGACGACTGAGACCGGCGGCCGTTCCCGGCCGTGGGATTCGCCCCAACGCTGGCGAATCCACCGCGCCGACAGTGATCCGGAACAACGCGTCGCCGGACGCGCTTCGAGAGCCCACAGTGCGGGCTACTGGATCTCGATCTTTCGGACGAACTCGAGGTCGCGAATCGCGGTAAAGACCTCGCCCGAGAGATCCTGATCGGTGATCAGGTAGAGCTTCGGTTCGTCGGTGAACTCCGGATCCTCGCTGATCGTCTGGCGGATCGAAATTCCGTGATCGGCGAGGGTGCCGGTGACACCGGAGACGATCCCCTTCTGTTCGGCGTCACCGGGCGTGATCGTGAGCACTGTCAGGTCGAGCACCGGCGCGAGATCCATCAGGCTCGGCACCTGAGAGATGTTCTGGAAGATGCGGCGCAGTTCCGGATCCTCGAGGATGACGTCGGTCGTCGAGTCGACGACGCGCCGGTCGACGCCGATCTCGCGAGCGATACCCGTGTTCGGAATTTCGATCCCGCCCGAGACGACCCGGCCGTCGTCGTTGACCGAGAAGCCGCGCTCGAGCAGGAGCCGAATAACCGCCTGCTGGCTCGGCGAGCCCTCGAACTTCTCCATGATCTCGTCGAACATTCGTTATCGTGCGTACGCGTGCCGCGGTATAATGTCCGGTGATTGTCTCCGAGCGGTCGTCGGGTGACCGACACCCCGTCTGACGGACGATTTTTGAGGGTTCGGTCAGTAGCGCTTCCCATGCGCGAACTCCGAACGTGTGATTTCTGTGCCGGCGATGCCGCCGGCACCTTCGAAATCGTCCCGCCCGAACTCGAGCCGACCGAGGCCGAACAGCGACGCGTCGTCTGCTGTTCGGCCTGCCGGGATCGGCTCGAAGTCCTGCTCGAACCGCTGCTCGCCCGTGCGGGCGTCGGTAGTGCCGGTGCGACAGCCAGTGCTGGCACCGACGACCGCGACGGTGGCCGCGAGGAACGCCTGACGACCGCAGACGAGACCGACGAAGCTGACGACGCGAGCGGGGCCGTCGTCGCGTCCGCGAACGACTCGACACAGAAGCAATCTCGGACGTCCAGTCCGAACGCGACCGTTTCTGACGGCGACTCCGACACCGATTCGCGGATCGGTTCGGTACTCGAGGACGGGATCACGTTCGAGCGATCCGAAGCCGCGGCGTCGGACCCCGATGGCGAGGAGACGGATGCGGACGGTGCGAACGAGACGACAATCGAAGATACGACGGTCGAAGCCGCGGCCGAAAACGGGGCGAACGAGTCCGGGGCAGCGGAGGACTCGAGTGACGCCGCAGTCGACGACCCGACGGACGATGACGTCACGAGTCGGCCGCCAGCGGGCTACGGCAAGGTCATCAGACTGCTCCAAAACCGGGAGTTCCCCATCCAGCGCAACGCCGTCGAAAACCTGGCCGCCGGAGCCTACGACCTCGAGACACACGAGATCAGTGCGATCGTCGATCACGCGCTCGAGGAGGGCGAGTTCACCGAGAACCGCGACATGCTCGAGCGGCCCGATAACTAGTCGCCCGTCCTAGAGCGTCCCTTTCGTACTCGGCGTCCCCGTTCGCCGCTCGTCGATCCGCGTCGCGTCGTCGAGCGCCCGCGCGAGCGTCTTGAACAGCGCCTCGACCTCGTGGTGGGCGTTCTCGCCTGTGACCTCGAGGTGCACGGTCAGACCGGCGTTCATCGCCAGCGATTCGCCGAAGTGGCGAGCCATGTCGCTCGTGAACTCGCCGATTCGGGCCTGCGAAAACGTGCCGTCGAAGTAGAATCGGGACCGACCGCTCACGTCGACGACGGCACCGGCGACGGCCTCGTCCAGCGGGACCTGTCGGTCGGCGTAGCGCACGATCCCCGACCGATCGCCGAGCGCCTCGTCGAACGCCCCCCCGAGAACGATGGCCACGTCCTCGACCGTGTGGTGATCGTCGATCTCGAGGTCGCCGTCGCAGTCGATCTCGAGGTCGAACAGCCCGTGTTTGGCGAACGACGTCAACATGTGGTCGAAGAAGCCGATTCCGGTGTCCACGTCGGCGTCGCCGGTGCCGTCGATCGCCAGCGCACACTCGATCGACGTCTCGGCCGTCTCGCGCGTATTCGTCGCCGTTCGCTCGCTCATGACAGACCGATATCGCCGCCGGTACAAGGGGATTGCGCTCGCCGTGACACCGTTATGCACACCGTGATGACGGTACGCACATCCTGATTACGCAGCCGAAAGCCACCGCTCGAGCAAACCGGACGGGGACACTAGTTGTGACCACGGCGAACGATCACGAATAGAGTACTGTCTGAGGAGAGCGTATAAAATTTCTAAACAATTCTCAGGCCGTTTCGAAACGTCGTATCGTCTCCGTTACCGAGGTTGAAACGGACCGAAACCACGCTAATGTTCGACCCGTTATATGATCCCCGCAGTGAATGTATGGATAAGACGAGGTGCCTCGAACCGATGTCCAATCACTCCCCGCTCCCGAACGAATCGATCGGTCCGTCCGGCCCTGAATCGGACCGAAAGCACGAGCAACGCTCCCACAGAATCGTCCGCTCGCTCAAAGGCCCAGCGCAGTTCCTGTCGTTTTGGGTCGCAATCGCCCTCCCCTTTGTGCACCTCCCCCTCCTCGCACAGGGACTGGGCAATCCGCAGGTGACCCTCACGTTCCTCACGCTGCTCGCGTTCAACGTCTTCGCGCTCTACGTTGGCCACGGTCACAAGCAGTGAGAGCGGCGGTTCGACAGCTGTCTCCCCTCCACACCGCCGCTTCCGTGTCGCCGGTGGCAACGCCTCACGAACGGACAGGATCTCCAAGAGTTAATGTCCTTCCACGCTCAGATACGGTCACTCGATGAGGATCCGCGTCGACTGGCGCTCGAGTTGTAGTCTCACCGGGACGGTTCTGAAGTGGCTCGCCGTCCCGATCGCCGCCCCCCTCATACTGGCGGTGCTCGACGGCGACGACGCGCTCCCGTTCGTCGCCGCACTCGTCGCCACCGTCGCGGTCGGCGTCGCACTCGAGCAACTGAACGACGATCCGAAGTTAGAACAGCGAGAGGCGTTCCTGATGGTCGCGCTGACGTGGCTCAGCGTCGGCGTCATCGGCGCGATTCCGTTCTACCTGATCGGACTCGGTACCGATCCGAGCTCCGCGTTTTCCGGCTCCCTCGACGGCCTGATCAACGCGCTGTTCGAGAGCATAAGCGGGCTGACAACCACGGGAGCGACGGTGATGAGCGGCTGGGATTTCGAGAACCAGTCCCGCGGGCTCTTGCTCTGGCGACAACTGCTCCAGTGGCTCGGCGGCCTCGGAATCCTGATCGTCGCCATCGGCCTGCTCTCGAACCTGATGGTCGGTGGAGCCCAGCTGATGGAGACCGAGACGCAGACGAAAAACGTCCGGAAACTCCGCCCGCACATCGACGAGACCGCCCGCCTCATCTGGGGGCTGTACGTGGGTCTCACAGTGCTCGCCGCGGCGACCTTCTACGCGCTCTACTGGCTCGGAATGGCCCCCGAGATGGATCTCTTCAACGCCGTCTCCCACGCTCTGACCAGCGTCGCGACCGCCGGCTTCTCCCCGGAGGGGGAAAGCATCGCCGCGTTTACGCCCGCCGTCCAGTGGGCTATCATCCCCTTCATGATCCTCGGCTCGACGAACTTCGTCCTGCTGTACTACGTCACCCAGGGAGCGTTCCGTCAGCCACTCGAGTCGGAGGAGTTCCGGTTCTACATCGGCGTTCTGGTGGGTTTTAGCGCGATCGTCGTGGGGCTTCTCTGGACCGATCCCGCGATCGACGGCAGCGTCGAGTCGACGATCAGACACGGGATCTTCAACGTCGTTTCGATGGTGACGACGACGGGCTTCGCCTCGACGGACTTCAGCCGCTGGTCCGCCGGCGCAGCGCACATGCTGTTTCTCTGTATGTTCATCGGTGGGATGGCGGGGTCGACGACCTGTTCGATCAAAACCCTGCGCTGGCTGGTGACGCTCAAGGCGTTCCGTCGCAACCTCTTTACCTCGATTCACCCCGAAGCGGTGCGACCGCTTCGACTCAGCGACGCCGTCGTCGACGAGGACACGATCCGGGACATCTACGCCTACGTGTTGCTCGTGATCACCATCTTCTTCCTGCTGACGATTTTCGTCGTCGTCGACGCGGCCCGGTTCGCCGATCCGGACGTCACCGAGTTCGAGGCCCTCACCGCGTCGGCCTCGATCTTCCTCAACATCGGTCCCGCGTTCGGGATGGCCGGCCCGATGGACAACTACGCCGGCTTTCCCATCACCACTCGCGTCGTCATGATCGTCATGATGTGGATCGGCCGCATCGAGATCATTCCGGTGCTCGTCCTGCTGACGCCGGCGTTCTGGAAGTCATAAAGACCCAGCTTTTGCGCTGCGGTCTGACGCGCTGGTGACTTTGTCAACCAGCGCGGCGTCCCTCGGCAAAACCTGGACCAAAAGCACCGGAAGACGGTCCTGCTCGCTATTGCTCGCAGGCTGCGACTCCCGAGCCTTCGTTCGCTCCGCTCACGGAAGACACTCCTCCCTCCGTTCCGGCGGCTGTGCGGCCTTCACATCAGTCGTCGGCCCGCTCGGCCTTCGACTTCACTCGCGGTGAATAGCCGTGCAACGGCCTGCCCTCCCCCGGGTTGCACGGCTCTCGCGTCGCTCGAGCCGTGCTCTCGGCCACAGCGACTGATTGTATCAAAGAAGTCTGAACCCCGCCGAGACAGTTCACTCGGTCTGCTCGTCGCTCGTTTGAACGAGTTCCTCGATGCCGCTCTCAGGAATCTCTCTTTTGGGGTCGAAGCCGACCGTCTCGTAGTAGCACGACAGAGCGGCGAGAGCCCGACGACCTCAACGATTATCGACGGCGTTCTGCGCTTCCTCGAGCGTGAAGTTCCCCTCGTACAGCGCGCTGCCGACCACCACGGCAGCGGCACCAGCCTCCTCGAGCGCCCGCACGTCCTCGAGGGTCGCCACACCCCCGCTCGCGATAACCGGAATCTCGGTCGCCTCGACGAGTTCCCGCACCGGTTCGGTAGCCACGCCCTCGAGTCGACCCTCGACGTCGACGTTCGTAAACAGGATCGCCACAGCCCCCAGCTCCTCGTACCGCTCGGCGGCTTCGACCGGCGAAATACCGGCGCCTTCGGTCCAGCCCTCGACGACGACCTCGCCGTCTTTCGCGTCGAGGCTGACGACCACGCTGTCGGGTTGCTCCTCGCTGATCTCGGCGACGATGTCGGGGTTTTCGACCGCCGCCGTACCGAGGATGACGCGGTCGAGCCCGCGCTCGAGCAAGTCGATCGCGTCGTCGTCGGTTCGAATCCCGCCGCCCAGTTGCGTCGGGACGTCGACGGTCTCGAGGACGGCGTCGATGGCGTCGCCGTTCTTTCGCTCGCCCTCGAACGCGCCGTCGAGGTCGACGAGGTGCAGCGACTCCGCACCGGCGTCGATCCACCGCTGTGCGGCCTCGACGGGGTCGCCGTAGGTCTTCTCGGTCCCGCGCTCGCCCTGGACGAGCTGGACCACTTCGCCGTCTTGCAAATCGACGGCGGGGATCACGTCGAACGCCGGAAACACGCTCATGGCGAGTTGCAGGCGGGGCGTCCGCCTAAAGCCACCGACTTCGGCGTTCGCCTCGAGGACGAGAAGAGCACTCGGCCACCGGATGGCGTCGTACGCGGGAGACAGCGTTCACAAACAGCTGTTCGCGACCGTCCTCGCGACCAGTCCCGTCTCCGGCTTTCTCAACAACACGCCGGTCGTCGCGCTGCTCGTCCCCGTCGTCACCGACGTCGCGAATCGGGGTAACACGTCGCCCTCGAAGCTACTCATCCCGCTGTCGTACGCCTCGCAAATCGGCGGCATGCTGACCCTCATCGGAACCTCGACGAACCTCCTCGCGAGCGACGTCAGCGCTCGACTCGGCGAGGAGTACCCCGAACTCCACGGCTTCTCGA
It includes:
- a CDS encoding IMPACT family protein; the encoded protein is MSRTYRTVAGPATADFVVQGSEFIGHVRPVESVEAAEAFIDAVGEEYADATHNVPAYRVRTGDESERESQFLREYSSDDGEPSGSAGKPALNVMAQREIENCAVVVTRYYGGTNLGVGGLVRAYSRAVKAAIDAADIVEERPHESVSITVEYDDSGTVRGILESEGYEFEADYQATVSFVVRVPLEEADAFRDRLRSATSGRVDLE
- a CDS encoding amino acid-binding protein; the protein is MFDEIMEKFEGSPSQQAVIRLLLERGFSVNDDGRVVSGGIEIPNTGIAREIGVDRRVVDSTTDVILEDPELRRIFQNISQVPSLMDLAPVLDLTVLTITPGDAEQKGIVSGVTGTLADHGISIRQTISEDPEFTDEPKLYLITDQDLSGEVFTAIRDLEFVRKIEIQ
- a CDS encoding DUF7522 family protein — translated: MDDEAIDPMLADELLSACRTTVGDELRSITYFTEDVVEQVYLRSDLDRTADLVGFADHERLGFRSQSAYRNTQLGEYLATVRLFENGYLSRVIRGPHGVWVTTDEMSMDRFEELTSALEAILDEAESDD
- a CDS encoding TrkH family potassium uptake protein gives rise to the protein MRIRVDWRSSCSLTGTVLKWLAVPIAAPLILAVLDGDDALPFVAALVATVAVGVALEQLNDDPKLEQREAFLMVALTWLSVGVIGAIPFYLIGLGTDPSSAFSGSLDGLINALFESISGLTTTGATVMSGWDFENQSRGLLLWRQLLQWLGGLGILIVAIGLLSNLMVGGAQLMETETQTKNVRKLRPHIDETARLIWGLYVGLTVLAAATFYALYWLGMAPEMDLFNAVSHALTSVATAGFSPEGESIAAFTPAVQWAIIPFMILGSTNFVLLYYVTQGAFRQPLESEEFRFYIGVLVGFSAIVVGLLWTDPAIDGSVESTIRHGIFNVVSMVTTTGFASTDFSRWSAGAAHMLFLCMFIGGMAGSTTCSIKTLRWLVTLKAFRRNLFTSIHPEAVRPLRLSDAVVDEDTIRDIYAYVLLVITIFFLLTIFVVVDAARFADPDVTEFEALTASASIFLNIGPAFGMAGPMDNYAGFPITTRVVMIVMMWIGRIEIIPVLVLLTPAFWKS
- the hisA gene encoding 1-(5-phosphoribosyl)-5-[(5-phosphoribosylamino)methylideneamino]imidazole-4-carboxamide isomerase; protein product: MSVFPAFDVIPAVDLQDGEVVQLVQGERGTEKTYGDPVEAAQRWIDAGAESLHLVDLDGAFEGERKNGDAIDAVLETVDVPTQLGGGIRTDDDAIDLLERGLDRVILGTAAVENPDIVAEISEEQPDSVVVSLDAKDGEVVVEGWTEGAGISPVEAAERYEELGAVAILFTNVDVEGRLEGVATEPVRELVEATEIPVIASGGVATLEDVRALEEAGAAAVVVGSALYEGNFTLEEAQNAVDNR
- the hisB gene encoding imidazoleglycerol-phosphate dehydratase HisB, with product MSERTATNTRETAETSIECALAIDGTGDADVDTGIGFFDHMLTSFAKHGLFDLEIDCDGDLEIDDHHTVEDVAIVLGGAFDEALGDRSGIVRYADRQVPLDEAVAGAVVDVSGRSRFYFDGTFSQARIGEFTSDMARHFGESLAMNAGLTVHLEVTGENAHHEVEALFKTLARALDDATRIDERRTGTPSTKGTL